Below is a genomic region from Pseudazoarcus pumilus.
GTAGCGCGTGCGCGGGTCGCCGATCATGCGCAGCGTCTTCTGGCGCAGGTCGGCTACGCCGTGGTGATAGTCGACGATGGTGCCGCTGCGCGGGTCGTAGTACAGCGCGTTGACGGTGAAGTCCCGCCGCGTGGCGTCCTCGGCCTGGCTGCCGAAGACGTTGTCGGCCAGTACGCGACCGTGTTCGTCGGTGGGCGTGGCGCCTTCCTCGTGCAGCGCGCGGAAGGTCGATACCTCGATGGTCTCGCGCCCGCTCATCACGTGCACGATGCGAAAGCGCCGGCCGATGATGCGCGAGCGCCTGAACAGCGCGCGCACCTGCTCGGGCGTGGCGCTGGTGGCGACGTCGTAGTCCTTGGGCGGTAGGCCGGCGAGCAGGTCGCGCACCGCGCCGCCGACGACGAAGGCCTTGTGGCCGGCATCCTGCAGCACGGCACAGGTCTTGGCTGCGGCCGGCGAGATGTCTTCCCGGCGCAGTCCATGCTGCTCGGGCGGCACGAGCGCGGGCTCGGCGGGAACGACGAGATCCGGGCCGGGGCGGCGGAACACCTTGCGCAACAGCTTGCGGATCATCGGGGAACGTGGGTCGAAAAGATCATAAGCGCGTAATCATAACCGATCGTCGTGCCGCGACGCGCATGCAGCGTGCAGGTCAGAACGCCCCGCGCAGCGAGATCACCGGCCATCCCGCTGCTTCTGCGTGTTCGCGCAGGCGCTCGTCGGGGTCTACCGCGACCGGGTCGGACACGCGTGCGAGCAGCGGCAGGTCGTTGTGTGAATCGCTGTAGAACCAGGTGCGCTCGAAGCTGCCCCAGTGCAGGCCGATGCGTTCGAGCCAGTCGTCGACGCGGTCGATCTTGCCGGCCTTGAAGGCGGGCATGCCGCGCGGCTTGCCGGTGAACTGCCCGTTCTCCTGCGCTGCCACGGTGGCGACCAGATGCTCGATGCCGAACTCGCGCACGATGGGGCCGGTGACGAAGCTGTTGGTCGCGGTGACGACGGCCACCATCGCATCGTCGGCCAGATGGTCGCGCACCAGCGAGCGTGCCGCGTCGCCGATCATCGGCAGCACGCGCTCGTGCATGAACTCGGCGTGCCAGGCGTCGAGCTGCGCGCGCGGGTGGCGGGCCAGCGGCGAGAGCTGGAATTCGAGGAATTCGAAGATGTCCAGCGTGCCGTCCACGTACTGCTGGTAGAAGCGCTGGTTCTTCGCCTCCTGCACTTCGGGGTCGATCACGCCGCGGCTGATCAGGAACTGGGCCCACTCGAAGTCGGAATCGCCGATGAGCAGGGTGTTGTCGAGGTCGAACAGAACGAGATCCACGAGAATCAATCCTTGAGTTGCGGGGCCGCAGTGCCTGGCTGCAGCTCGGGTTGCATGACTTCGCGCAGCAGCGCGAGGGACACCGCGCGCTTGCGCTCGAGCGATGCGGCGTCGAGTGTTTCGACCGTGGCGACCAGACTGGGGAGATCGCGCCGACCGTGACGCAGCACGAAGCGCACCACATCATCGGGCAGGCGCATGCCGCGCCGTTCGGCCAGCGTGGCGAGGATCTCGGCACGCGTGACGTCGTCGAGCGC
It encodes:
- a CDS encoding histidinol-phosphatase, which produces MDLVLFDLDNTLLIGDSDFEWAQFLISRGVIDPEVQEAKNQRFYQQYVDGTLDIFEFLEFQLSPLARHPRAQLDAWHAEFMHERVLPMIGDAARSLVRDHLADDAMVAVVTATNSFVTGPIVREFGIEHLVATVAAQENGQFTGKPRGMPAFKAGKIDRVDDWLERIGLHWGSFERTWFYSDSHNDLPLLARVSDPVAVDPDERLREHAEAAGWPVISLRGAF